One Rickettsia prowazekii str. Breinl genomic region harbors:
- the rpsU gene encoding 30S ribosomal protein S21: protein MILVNVHAGNCDNTLKNFKKKLQRELYFRKMKEQRYYETPSAKRVRKAQEAARRIRKFARKKMYEE, encoded by the coding sequence GTGATACTAGTCAATGTTCACGCAGGAAATTGTGACAATACGCTTAAGAATTTTAAAAAAAAATTACAAAGAGAGCTTTATTTTCGTAAGATGAAAGAACAGCGTTATTATGAAACACCGTCAGCGAAGCGTGTTCGTAAAGCACAAGAAGCAGCAAGAAGAATAAGAAAATTTGCTCGAAAGAAAATGTATGAAGAGTAA
- a CDS encoding sensor histidine kinase NtrY-like, with the protein MLSDLKQNLRSYFSSRILILALAIASIISVCTTFYVISLEAKNFSTIIGFLLIDLAIFLILGILLTQKFFTKNNDNDSSKLQNRIVIAFSLVAAIPTIIVSVFSVYFFNLSVKAWFDKKISTVLDQSVIVAETYIAEHKVQLKETALAVAEDLSDMYYDLIHNPALFTKTLNTEADMRSLDEAIVLNKSTNTIVANSYLSFSLSFATIPAHLIKKADLGEPVEVKSDPTTIRMLIKLKEYNDVYLLVGRLVDNKIIDHIDATNGAAAEYNSLKNEIDNIQIKFSIMFIFIALLLLFVAINFGVLFTAKIVKPIKKLVTATDKVKDGDLTVQVPENEVDKDEIGTLYAAFNRMIKQLSRQQRDLVIAQRAMAWSDVAKKVAHEIKNPLTPILLASERLLKKFSSEINEKSEFESYLKMIIRHTNDIKNIVSEFVLFARLPAPKFTKSELVYLVKHIIEARKLLNDNIVYTYDSNVDQFDFMCDATQINQVMINVLKNAEESIEGQEFGKIDVILDAKDDFISVIVMDNGKGFPPELIGKATESYVTTSSKGMGVGLAIVKRIVEEHCGVLDIANREDEGAIIDIKFDLKELHLKVRRSGG; encoded by the coding sequence ATGCTTAGTGATTTAAAACAAAATTTGCGCTCTTATTTTTCTAGTAGAATACTAATTCTTGCTTTAGCAATAGCATCTATTATTTCAGTTTGTACTACTTTTTATGTGATATCTTTAGAAGCAAAGAATTTTAGTACGATCATTGGATTTTTATTAATTGATTTAGCAATTTTTTTGATTTTAGGTATTTTACTAACTCAAAAGTTTTTTACTAAAAACAATGATAATGATAGTTCTAAATTACAAAATCGTATTGTAATTGCATTTAGTTTAGTCGCTGCTATTCCCACTATAATTGTTTCTGTATTTTCTGTTTATTTTTTTAATCTTAGTGTTAAGGCATGGTTTGATAAGAAGATTTCTACAGTGCTTGATCAATCTGTAATAGTAGCTGAAACTTATATTGCTGAGCATAAAGTACAGCTCAAAGAAACAGCTTTAGCAGTTGCTGAAGATTTAAGCGATATGTATTACGATCTAATTCATAATCCTGCTTTATTTACTAAAACACTTAATACCGAAGCAGATATGCGTTCGCTTGATGAAGCGATAGTTTTAAATAAATCCACTAATACTATAGTAGCTAATAGTTATTTAAGTTTTTCATTATCATTTGCAACTATTCCAGCACACTTAATTAAAAAAGCTGATTTAGGGGAACCGGTGGAAGTAAAATCTGACCCAACTACAATCAGGATGTTAATTAAATTAAAAGAATATAATGATGTGTATTTATTAGTCGGTAGACTAGTAGATAATAAAATTATCGATCATATAGATGCAACTAACGGAGCAGCTGCCGAATATAATAGCCTTAAAAATGAAATAGATAATATACAGATTAAGTTTTCTATAATGTTTATCTTTATTGCATTATTACTCCTTTTTGTAGCTATAAATTTTGGTGTTTTATTTACTGCTAAAATAGTAAAACCGATTAAAAAATTAGTCACTGCAACCGACAAAGTTAAAGATGGTGATTTAACAGTGCAGGTGCCTGAAAATGAGGTAGATAAAGACGAAATAGGAACGCTTTATGCGGCATTTAATAGAATGATTAAGCAGCTTTCGCGTCAGCAGCGTGATTTAGTTATAGCACAGAGAGCTATGGCTTGGTCTGATGTTGCAAAAAAAGTAGCGCATGAAATCAAGAACCCATTAACTCCTATTTTACTTGCTTCTGAAAGGTTACTTAAGAAATTTAGTTCTGAAATTAATGAGAAGTCAGAATTTGAAAGTTATTTAAAAATGATTATTCGTCATACTAACGATATTAAAAATATAGTATCCGAATTTGTACTGTTTGCACGTCTTCCTGCTCCTAAATTTACAAAGAGTGAATTAGTGTATTTAGTAAAACATATTATTGAAGCGCGTAAATTACTTAATGATAATATTGTGTATACATACGATTCTAATGTAGATCAATTTGATTTTATGTGTGATGCTACACAAATAAATCAAGTGATGATTAATGTGTTAAAAAATGCCGAAGAGTCAATAGAAGGACAAGAATTTGGAAAAATAGATGTTATTTTAGATGCTAAAGATGATTTTATCAGTGTTATTGTAATGGATAACGGTAAAGGATTTCCACCTGAGCTCATAGGCAAAGCTACCGAAAGCTATGTAACAACCAGTAGTAAAGGTATGGGTGTAGGGCTTGCTATAGTCAAAAGAATAGTAGAAGAGCATTGTGGTGTTTTAGATATTGCAAACAGAGAAGATGAAGGTGCAATAATCGATATTAAATTTGATTTAAAAGAGCTGCATTTGAAGGTTAGACGTTCTGGTGGTTAG